The genomic stretch TGAATTCCGACTGTTCCAGCGTCCGGACGAAGCGATTCATCGCGGTTTCGACAAACAGGCCGAAGCGGATCTGGCGGGGTATTCAAACTTCATCTCCAACTTCCAGCCGCTGACACGGGACGATATCAAACGGATGGCCGATCATGTCGTTGATTTCGACGCGTTCAGCCAGCCCATGCAGGATCTGCTGAACTCGATGCTGCACGATGAAGATGCCGAATTCGTGGTCTGCTCGGCCAATCCGCGAAAAATTGGCGAAGCGGTCAGTAAGAACCCCCGATATCTCCAGGCTCGACCGGATATGACCGATCCGTTTCCCCGCTACGTGGCGGAACGCGGCATGCGGCTTTATCGGAAGATTCCCATCAGCGATTCGGTTCCGTTCCCGGTTCACAGTGTCTTGATGGGTCGCCGCAACAATCCCCCGGACAAAGCCGCCGGAATTCGTTCGCTGGCGGTCTACAATCCGATCCATTACCAGGAACTGCCCGAGCTGTTCATGGATCTGATCTGCTCGTTGACAGGAAAGAGCCCGTCGACGACCGGATTCGGCAGCGAAGGCGCGTTGACGAAGGGGCCGTTCAACATGCTTCGGTATGCGTCGGACCTGAACGCGGCTCTTGTCAGCTACCTGCTGACCGGTCTGAAAGTCTTCTCTTCGGCAGCTGGCCACATCGGTCCCGACGTCCAGGTCGATCACGATGTCAGTCTGCTTGTTCCCGAGGTCTGGTGTCGACTGGAACCACACGAGCGGGATCCGGATTATCTGTTGGCCGAAAACAGTCTCGAGAAAATGAAAGATGTCGAGTACAACGGCGAGATGATCCCCGTTTCCCGGCTCGGTTATCGAATTACACGACGATTCGTTCGTAATTACTTTGGCCGCATCTTCGATCATCCGATCAGCGTCTTCGACGAGAAGATTCTCAAGCCGGAAATTCAGGACGAGGAAGCCTTCTACGACGGCGTGAAATACATCTGCGAAGCTCATCGCCAGGTGGCTGAGCAGTATCTTGCGGACGGCACCTACGAACAGCTTTGTCCGCCACTGCAGTCGCTGGTCACGATCATGGCCAGGGGAGAAGATGCAAACGGCTTGAAGGTCAACGACGCCGAGTTCCGAAAGATGTTCACCCGCGAGTATCTGCTGAACAGCGACTGGTATACCGAGCGTCTTGAAGCTCGGCAGAAGGTCGAAGCCAGCCTGATGCAGCGCCATCTTGACTATCTGGAAGAGTGGGGCAAGACCGATGGAAGTGAGACCGTCGCTGCGCGACTGAATGTCGACGAACGGAAGAAGTGGGTCCAGCGGCGTCTCGCGGAAATTGAATCGCCCGATTATCTGAAGTCGCTCGTCGGCACGCTGGGAACACAGCCGCTGCCGGAATGATCGCCTGATCGTCCATCCATTGGAATCAGCTGATCGGTTCGTTACGCTGTTTGTGGCCCTTGTGGTCACGGCGACGTTGCGAGCTCCCGCCACGCCTTCTCTGAATCGACCTACCAATCTCTCACCTCGGGGGTACTGATGAAACTGAGCGAATCTTTCCGAACGGCTCTGGCTGGACTGCTGATTCTGACTGCGACGACAGCCCTTTCGGCTGCTGAAATCAAGGTTGTGCAGAAAGGAGAGAAGGTCGTCTTCAGCATTGATGGCGAACACTTCACGACGTTCAACTACGCCGATTCCCAGGCCAAGCCTTATTTTCATCCGATCTACGCCCCGGGGAAAACGCTCGTCGTTCGCGAACAGGTTTTCAACAAAGATGGCGAACAGGGCAACGATGCGAAAACCGGGATGGGGCACTTCCATCACAAGGGACTCTGGATCGCCATCGACACGGTCAACGAAGGATTGAACTACTGGCACGAAGGCAACCGGATCGAAAACGTCTCGGTCAAACTGCGGAAGCTGGATCCTAACAGCAACAAACGGGTTCACGGATCCGTCCTCGAGGTGGTGAACCACTGGCTCGATGCCGACGAAAAGCCGCTGATCAAGGAAACGTCGGTCTACACGATCACTCCCGACCGCATCATTGCCTGTGATCTCACACTGTCGGCTATCGATAAGTCGGTGACGTTCGGCGACACCAAAGAAGGGCTGTTCGCGATCCGCGTGGCTCACGCCTTGCGGGGTCTTTCCGGCGGAGAGATCGTTAACGCTGATGGTGCGAAAGGGGAAAAAGAAGCCTGGGGCAGAACATCCCCCTGGGTCGACTACTACGGTGAAGTCGACGGCAAAACGGTCGGTGTGAGCCTGTTCGACGATCCGAAGAACTTCCGTCCGTCGCGATATCACGTTCGTGCCTACGGACTGTTCGCCGTTAATCCCTTCGGCGAAAGTAAATACACCAACGGGGAGAACGAAGCGGCCCCAGTGACCCTGGAACCGGGCGACTCGCTCAATCTCCGCTATGGCCTTTACGTTCACGACGGTGACACCAAGGCCGCCGATGTTGCCGAGACGTATCAGAAATTCGTCAACATCCGCTGAGCCG from Rubinisphaera margarita encodes the following:
- a CDS encoding DUF6807 domain-containing protein; this translates as MKLSESFRTALAGLLILTATTALSAAEIKVVQKGEKVVFSIDGEHFTTFNYADSQAKPYFHPIYAPGKTLVVREQVFNKDGEQGNDAKTGMGHFHHKGLWIAIDTVNEGLNYWHEGNRIENVSVKLRKLDPNSNKRVHGSVLEVVNHWLDADEKPLIKETSVYTITPDRIIACDLTLSAIDKSVTFGDTKEGLFAIRVAHALRGLSGGEIVNADGAKGEKEAWGRTSPWVDYYGEVDGKTVGVSLFDDPKNFRPSRYHVRAYGLFAVNPFGESKYTNGENEAAPVTLEPGDSLNLRYGLYVHDGDTKAADVAETYQKFVNIR